The genomic interval CGTGCCGTCCCTGAAGGAGGTGATCAACAAGGCGGTCCGGGACGCTTCCGCAGTGATCGCTCTGCTGACGCCGGACGACATCGTCGAGCTGCATCCGACGCTGCGCGGAGCGACGGACAGTGCTGACGAGCACGGATCCTGTCAGGCCAGACCCAACGTGTTCCTGGAACTCGGTATGGCCCTCGCGCTGCACCCGGACCGCACGATCATTCTGGAAGTGGGCACGATGCGTCGTCCCACCGACCTCGCCGGTCTCAACTACGTCCACATGGATGCCTCCGGTAACTGGCTCAACAAGATGGCCAGCCGACTGGAAGGGGCCGGCTGTCCTGTCGACCGGACCGGCGATGACTGGCGGACTCTCGACCGATTCAACACACTGGCGGCACATGAGAGGAAGCCGCGCTGACGTCGGCGTAAACCGGAACGGTGGGTACCCCGCGGCTACGGGTGCCGGCGGGGTACCTCGGTGGAGATCCGCCGCCACTCGCCCGGGGTGAGCCCGTAGGTGGCGCGGAACCGTCGGGTGAAGTGGGTCGGGTCGGTGAAGCCCCAGCGGCGGGCGACGGTCGCGATCGTACGGCCGCGGCTCGCCGGTCGCTGCAACTCCTGCCGGGCGCCCTGAAGTCGTTCGCCGATGATCCACTGTTCCAGGCTGAAGTCGGCCTGGGCGCAGATCTTGTAGAGGTGGCGGAGCGAGACGTTGTGCGCGGCGGCGATGGTGGCCGGGCGCAGGTTCGGATCGGCGAGGTGCTGGCGGACGTAGGCGCGGACCCGGGTCAGCAGCGTCTCGGCGAGGACCGCGCGGCTGAGCGGCTCGACCCGGGCGGCCGAGACGAGCAGGGCACGGAGCAGCTCGACGCTGGCCCGGCCGAGCGCGTCGGCGGCGGGGTCGAGGCTGAGCCGCTCGGCGTCCCCGACGAGCTGGCTGACGTGGTTGGCGACCAGGCCGTACAGCGGGCTGGTGCGCAGGTTCGCCGCCGCCCGGCGGATCAGGTCGAGCGGGAGGCCGACCTGGTCGATCGGGACCTGGATGCAGCCGGCCGCGCCCTCGCCTGACCAGGAGAAGTCGTACGCCGCCGAGAGGTCGACCATCAGCATCTCGCCGGGCGGCACGACCTGGCGGTACCCGAGTTGCTCGTGCCGGCCGTCGCCGAGCCGCTGCACGGAGAGCGCGATGACCGGGGCGGCGTCCTGGCGGGCCTGCTTGGGGGTGCGCAGCAGCCGGAGGCCGGTGGAGCGGGCGGTGAAG from Plantactinospora sp. BC1 carries:
- a CDS encoding TIR domain-containing protein; amino-acid sequence: MAEQRNRIGRVNADAVTFGERSPIHASPAEPTPARPRKAGKGRRVFVIHGRDLAARDALFDCLRALGLTPMEWERLVRNTDSTVPSLKEVINKAVRDASAVIALLTPDDIVELHPTLRGATDSADEHGSCQARPNVFLELGMALALHPDRTIILEVGTMRRPTDLAGLNYVHMDASGNWLNKMASRLEGAGCPVDRTGDDWRTLDRFNTLAAHERKPR
- a CDS encoding helix-turn-helix domain-containing protein, producing the protein MLDTADIPPHERVDAIYAAMMQASVPSYVIHEDPDGEVRTRLEVWDLGGANIFTARSTGLRLLRTPKQARQDAAPVIALSVQRLGDGRHEQLGYRQVVPPGEMLMVDLSAAYDFSWSGEGAAGCIQVPIDQVGLPLDLIRRAAANLRTSPLYGLVANHVSQLVGDAERLSLDPAADALGRASVELLRALLVSAARVEPLSRAVLAETLLTRVRAYVRQHLADPNLRPATIAAAHNVSLRHLYKICAQADFSLEQWIIGERLQGARQELQRPASRGRTIATVARRWGFTDPTHFTRRFRATYGLTPGEWRRISTEVPRRHP